Proteins co-encoded in one Oncorhynchus masou masou isolate Uvic2021 chromosome 22, UVic_Omas_1.1, whole genome shotgun sequence genomic window:
- the c2cd4a gene encoding C2 calcium-dependent domain-containing protein 4A → MWVVEKIRVSVERTNLPLPSTEYSFRIGDMFGEKAEKHKRLSLCPNIITPDTIPEFCIPPKIPSFQEPKGTEQSRQAPIIRVSLCESERGSPKREAPTRKLISPHIIQVENVDESPYDCSDEETTNADPQSQAALSLPHMAKAQTCYGFCTLLESPHTRRKESLFHNDPGSCGIPLLLPRSRSNTCPRVSPSTSPSSSPSSFSLHTLTSRLSPRGYTLNRQGTLDSDTTSSAESSPFSSPMLSRSPPKSSLFKTLSHERLLSRNIRKTVVSRNNSLSTDEGSSTDNSPNFMRRASDGLVEGLPPSFGLAPPTIFPIDLVLHRERVMRESMVPIGKDGTLRLSAEYCPDNQRLRVRLISAEGLYTHSVDPKSINCSVSLSLVPGKVQKQRSTVIRKSRNPIFNEDFFFDAISEEDLGQRSLRFKIVNKMSTMKRDYILGDVELPLTSIITL, encoded by the coding sequence ATGTGGGTGGTGGAGAAGATCCGTGTGTCCGTGGAGAGAACCAACCTGCCTCTCCCCTCAACGGAATACAGCTTCAGGATCGGAGATATGTTTGGAGAGAAAGCTGAGAAACACAAGAGACTTTCCCTGTGTCCTAATATTATCACCCCAGACACTATCCCAGAGTTTTGCATCCCTCCTAAGATCCCATCCTTCCAGGAGCCGAAAGGTACAGAGCAGAGCCGCCAGGCCCCCATCATCAGAGTGTCTCTGTGTGAATCTGAGAGGGGGAGCCCTAAGCGGGAGGCCCCAACACGAAAGCTTATCAGCCCACACATCATCCAAGTAGAGAATGTGGACGAGAGCCCTTAtgactgtagtgatgaggagaccaCCAACGCAGACCCTCAAAGCCAGGCAGCACTCTCCTTGCCCCACAtggccaaagcccagacttgctATGGTTTCTGTACCCTGCTGGAGAGCCCCCACACCAGGAGGAAGGAGTCCCTGTTCCACAATGACCCTGGCTCCTGTGGCATACCGCTGCTGCTCCCCAGGAGCAGGTCCAACACTTGCCCCAGagtctccccctctacctccccatcctcctccccttcctccttcagTCTTCACACCCTGACCTCCAGACTCTCGCCCAGAGGTTACACACTCAACAGACAGGGCACACTGGACAGTGACACAACCTCCTCAGCTGAGTCCTCCCCTTTCAGCTCCCCAATGCTGAGCAGGTCCCCACCGAAGTCTTCCCTCTTCAAAACACTGAGTCATGAAAGGCTTCTTTCCAGAAACATCAGGAAGACTGTGGTGTCCAGAAACAACTCCCTGTCAACAGACGAGGGCAGCTCCACAGACAATAGTCCCAATTTCATGAGGAGGGCATCAGATGGGCTGGTAGAAGGCCTTCCACCAAGCTTCGGTCTGGCTCCTCCTACCATCTTCCCCATAGACTTGGTTCTGCACAGGGAAAGGGTGATGAGGGAGAGCATGGTTCCTATAGGGAAGGACGGCACCCTGCGCCTCTCTGCAGAGTACTGTCCTGATAACCAGAGGCTGCGGGTGCGGCTCATCAGTGCTGAGGGACTATACACTCACTCGGTGGACCCCAAGAGTATCAACTGCAGTGTCAGCCTTTCCCTGGTGCCTGGAAAGGTCCAGAAGCAGCGTAGCACAGTCATCAGGAAGAGTCGTAACCCTATCTTCAATGAGGACTTCTTCTTTGATGCCATCTCAGAGGAGGACCTCGGCCAACGCTCCCTGAGATTTAAAATTGTTAATAAAATGTCCACTATGAAAAGAGACTACATTCTGGGCGACGTTGAACTTCCGCTCACAAGCATTATCACTTTATAA